The Methanomicrobiales archaeon HGW-Methanomicrobiales-1 genome includes a region encoding these proteins:
- a CDS encoding tetrahydromethanopterin S-methyltransferase subunit E, whose translation MEQIVFGIGITALTGALATVAGSAEDTESNIGSQGDPNSQVQLAPQMGFLHRIFNKAVAGEPPAYGLWCALGAGLAWAFMAMQINAILAIVLGCVLAVFVQGVYATTAYLGRTASLAKFGQPVYVDIIKSMTTVTMAHAFIAIFCTVALCQLINGALGHPFPLPLLALIWGIALGAAGSATGNPYYGKERQYQNQKFGAGVPISASGNIVRYAEAGERNSIDNGFFTHKIGGSASGLCFGLIVFLELWRTILFERIYAGWGAIAVGVLIILIFTVIDRYIEVWARKNYGPYTAAKEAEA comes from the coding sequence ATGGAACAAATAGTATTTGGCATTGGAATTACTGCATTGACAGGAGCTCTTGCCACTGTAGCCGGATCTGCGGAAGATACTGAATCCAACATCGGATCACAAGGTGACCCGAACTCACAGGTTCAGCTCGCACCGCAGATGGGATTCCTGCACCGTATCTTCAATAAGGCGGTCGCTGGAGAACCACCGGCATACGGTCTCTGGTGTGCACTCGGTGCAGGCCTGGCATGGGCATTCATGGCGATGCAAATCAACGCAATCCTTGCGATCGTCCTCGGCTGTGTACTCGCAGTCTTTGTACAGGGCGTCTACGCAACGACTGCGTACCTTGGCAGGACTGCAAGTCTTGCTAAGTTCGGTCAGCCCGTTTACGTGGACATCATCAAGTCCATGACAACGGTCACTATGGCACACGCGTTCATCGCAATTTTCTGTACCGTAGCACTCTGTCAGTTGATCAATGGTGCACTGGGACATCCGTTCCCGCTGCCACTGCTCGCACTGATCTGGGGTATTGCACTCGGTGCAGCAGGATCTGCGACGGGCAACCCGTACTATGGTAAGGAACGTCAGTACCAGAACCAGAAGTTCGGCGCCGGTGTGCCGATCTCTGCATCAGGTAATATCGTCCGCTACGCCGAAGCCGGCGAGCGCAACTCGATTGACAACGGATTCTTCACCCACAAGATTGGTGGTTCGGCATCCGGTCTCTGTTTTGGTCTGATTGTTTTCCTCGAACTCTGGCGTACCATTCTCTTCGAGAGAATCTACGCAGGCTGGGGTGCAATCGCAGTCGGTGTCCTCATTATCCTGATCTTCACGGTCATTGACCGGTATATCGAGGTCTGGGCACGCAAGAACTACGGACCCTACACCGCAGCCAAGGAGGCAGAAGCATGA
- a CDS encoding tetrahydromethanopterin S-methyltransferase subunit D, whose translation MSAVAAKPTAGGAMNPGAMAVGIVMLIIIIGLTYTVSPSLGVMALIGIIIGGVMIGFGTHFVPVGGAPAAMGQAPGIATGVAMLAAGAGLAGLFGGAWAADQGMVVAVVTGGIGGGLMMAITCMMVNFVYVFGMGIPAASGKVLKDPITGDSQAEYKSQGTEGHGLPFVSFVGGVIGGLLGGAGGTLIYLELLGLYKATFPTMMNATAAQILPVAVSIAGMFAVALFLVNAVLTAYNITGTIEGPHDPKFKRWPRAIVASAVASALCGFVAILIVVM comes from the coding sequence ATGAGCGCAGTTGCAGCAAAACCAACAGCTGGCGGCGCAATGAACCCAGGCGCGATGGCAGTCGGCATTGTCATGCTGATCATCATCATCGGCCTGACATACACCGTCTCTCCCAGTCTGGGAGTCATGGCCCTTATCGGCATCATCATCGGCGGTGTCATGATCGGATTCGGCACCCATTTCGTGCCAGTCGGTGGTGCTCCCGCAGCAATGGGACAGGCACCGGGTATCGCGACAGGTGTCGCCATGCTCGCAGCTGGTGCAGGTCTCGCCGGACTCTTCGGCGGAGCATGGGCAGCAGACCAGGGTATGGTCGTTGCAGTCGTCACCGGTGGTATTGGTGGCGGCCTCATGATGGCAATCACCTGTATGATGGTGAACTTTGTCTACGTCTTTGGCATGGGTATCCCGGCCGCGTCAGGTAAAGTCTTAAAGGACCCCATCACCGGGGACTCACAGGCAGAATACAAATCCCAGGGTACTGAAGGTCACGGTCTTCCGTTCGTCTCATTCGTCGGTGGCGTGATTGGCGGTCTTCTTGGCGGTGCAGGCGGTACGCTCATCTACCTGGAACTTCTCGGCCTCTACAAGGCAACGTTCCCGACTATGATGAACGCAACTGCAGCACAGATTCTCCCTGTTGCAGTATCCATCGCCGGTATGTTCGCAGTCGCCTTATTCCTCGTGAATGCAGTGCTGACCGCATACAACATCACCGGAACAATCGAAGGACCCCACGACCCGAAGTTCAAGCGCTGGCCACGGGCAATCGTTGCATCAGCAGTTGCATCAGCACTCTGCGGATTCGTAGCGATCCTGATCGTGGTAATGTGA
- a CDS encoding tetrahydromethanopterin S-methyltransferase subunit C, with amino-acid sequence MSVKVEVIEGGVPHNKIMIAGLVSTLVCIYLTYLNAVTNTEMFSFFGGLAVVAALIWGSHTIKVLCSYGIGTGVPSAGMIAFGSGVIAMLLATKFGTMAPIVALVLAAVIGFILGYVSNNILNMKIPAMVQALTEMAVVGSLTVMGFAAMITGGFTFAGLTTSTVSFMGMPITSYANSFLGGGLIAVAFLLGAIAIQHPFNACLGPGWKQDRMLMLTAECGFLSMIVAAVMSFALISFGSALISLIIAIIGWFYTYSQYFEMSKRDAAAWLDSKPIPDVEGH; translated from the coding sequence ATGTCAGTAAAAGTTGAAGTAATTGAAGGCGGCGTCCCGCACAATAAGATCATGATCGCGGGACTCGTCAGCACACTCGTGTGCATTTACCTGACGTACCTCAATGCGGTCACCAACACCGAGATGTTCTCATTCTTCGGCGGACTTGCAGTAGTCGCTGCACTGATCTGGGGCAGCCACACCATCAAGGTGCTGTGCAGCTACGGTATCGGTACCGGTGTACCATCCGCAGGTATGATCGCATTCGGCTCGGGTGTAATCGCGATGCTCCTCGCTACCAAGTTTGGTACGATGGCACCGATTGTTGCACTCGTGCTTGCAGCCGTCATTGGTTTCATTCTCGGGTATGTCTCAAACAATATCCTGAACATGAAAATCCCGGCCATGGTCCAGGCACTCACTGAAATGGCAGTGGTTGGTTCCCTTACCGTTATGGGATTTGCAGCAATGATCACCGGTGGATTTACCTTTGCCGGCCTGACAACGTCAACCGTTTCGTTCATGGGAATGCCCATAACCAGCTACGCAAACTCCTTCCTTGGCGGCGGACTTATCGCTGTCGCATTCCTGCTCGGCGCAATTGCAATCCAGCACCCGTTCAACGCATGCCTTGGACCCGGCTGGAAACAGGACAGGATGCTCATGCTCACCGCAGAGTGCGGATTTTTGAGCATGATCGTTGCAGCCGTAATGTCGTTTGCCCTGATCAGCTTTGGATCAGCACTCATTTCGCTGATTATCGCAATCATCGGCTGGTTCTACACATACAGCCAGTACTTTGAAATGTCAAAGCGCGACGCAGCAGCATGGCTCGACTCGAAACCGATTCCCGATGTGGAGGGACACTAA
- the mtrB gene encoding tetrahydromethanopterin S-methyltransferase subunit B yields MANIIVLPEFGLVADPFIGIITSQGESLSPVLEKVTVLEATADDLVNMLAGEGNMLASFPNREKGLAIGGSITSFWYGLAVGLFIAGIVAFQLIKVS; encoded by the coding sequence ATGGCAAACATTATAGTGCTTCCGGAATTCGGGCTTGTCGCTGACCCGTTCATCGGCATCATCACCTCACAAGGCGAATCACTTTCCCCCGTTCTGGAGAAAGTTACCGTCCTTGAGGCAACAGCCGATGACCTCGTCAACATGCTCGCAGGCGAAGGCAACATGCTTGCATCCTTCCCCAACAGGGAGAAAGGACTTGCAATTGGTGGCAGTATCACATCATTCTGGTACGGTCTCGCGGTTGGACTCTTCATTGCAGGAATCGTTGCATTCCAATTAATCAAGGTGAGCTGA
- a CDS encoding tetrahydromethanopterin S-methyltransferase subunit F, whose product MAEEAKSTGPIRMVAIENMVENIRYKSQILVRTNKIDSAVTASGLVGFVAGLLLALILIIVPALLVG is encoded by the coding sequence ATGGCAGAAGAAGCAAAATCTACAGGACCAATCAGGATGGTTGCGATCGAGAATATGGTGGAAAACATCCGCTATAAGTCTCAGATCCTCGTAAGGACCAACAAGATTGACTCGGCAGTTACCGCGTCCGGCCTGGTCGGATTTGTCGCAGGATTACTCCTTGCACTGATTCTGATCATAGTACCGGCATTACTGGTGGGATGA
- a CDS encoding tetrahydromethanopterin S-methyltransferase subunit H has translation MFRFEKEQSVWDFNGTKIGGQPGEYPTVLGASIFYNKHECVLDDHKGTIDKAKAEALWNRCQVLSDLTGVPHFIQIIAEYGEAFESYFNWFDSIDNKTAFLMDSSVPAALAHACKYVTEVGLANRAIYNSINGSILPESIEALKNSDVDAAIVLAFNPADPSVAGREKVLVEGGVAGQTKGMLEIAEYCGIKRPILDTAATPLGLGSGGSYREILACKAIHGYPTGGAYHNMTVSWTWLKRWKGTSKTPSVLAAGYEGKDVLLKQMSHHYLGGIEGIKQAAWSAPDIGCNMIASTLGADLIMYGPIENVEAMITAQAYTDITVLEATRQLGIECKSDSHPIFKLI, from the coding sequence ATGTTCAGATTTGAAAAAGAACAGAGTGTCTGGGACTTTAACGGCACCAAGATTGGTGGACAGCCCGGAGAGTACCCAACCGTATTGGGTGCCTCAATTTTCTACAACAAGCACGAGTGCGTGCTTGATGACCACAAGGGAACGATCGACAAGGCAAAGGCAGAAGCCCTCTGGAACCGCTGTCAGGTCCTGTCAGACCTGACCGGAGTTCCACACTTCATCCAGATCATCGCGGAGTACGGCGAAGCCTTTGAGAGCTACTTCAACTGGTTCGACAGCATCGACAACAAGACCGCATTCCTGATGGACTCATCAGTACCAGCAGCACTTGCCCATGCATGCAAGTATGTTACTGAAGTCGGCCTTGCTAACCGTGCGATCTACAACTCGATCAACGGTTCAATCCTGCCCGAGAGCATCGAAGCACTCAAGAACAGTGACGTCGATGCAGCCATTGTGCTCGCATTCAACCCTGCAGACCCGTCAGTAGCGGGAAGGGAGAAGGTGCTCGTAGAGGGTGGCGTTGCAGGACAGACAAAGGGTATGCTCGAGATCGCAGAGTACTGCGGTATCAAGCGCCCGATTCTCGACACTGCAGCAACCCCGCTCGGCCTCGGCAGCGGCGGCTCATACCGTGAGATCCTTGCATGCAAGGCAATCCACGGGTACCCGACCGGTGGTGCATACCACAACATGACCGTTTCCTGGACCTGGCTCAAGCGCTGGAAGGGGACGAGCAAGACCCCCTCGGTACTCGCAGCAGGATACGAAGGTAAGGATGTTCTGCTCAAGCAGATGTCCCACCACTACCTCGGCGGTATTGAAGGCATCAAGCAGGCAGCATGGTCAGCCCCCGATATCGGCTGCAACATGATTGCTAGCACCCTCGGTGCAGACCTTATCATGTACGGTCCGATCGAGAATGTCGAAGCAATGATCACGGCACAGGCATACACGGACATCACTGTCCTTGAAGCAACCCGTCAGCTCGGCATTGAGTGCAAATCAGATAGCCACCCCATCTTTAAACTCATTTAA
- a CDS encoding rubredoxin has product MVGKPEGTKVTAAARKKTPVKSAVKVQPKKTVKKSAAKRGTKKSAATAVRYKCRLCGYIYSPLRGEPHNGIPAGTPFEDLPDTYLCPVCGYQGKGKIGKWGFEEWSPTRYLCSMCSYVYDEKRGEPHRGIKPGTKFEDLPDDYVCPVCAQDPKIRMQFGKVFKQGFEPLQA; this is encoded by the coding sequence ATGGTGGGTAAACCTGAGGGGACGAAAGTAACCGCTGCAGCCAGAAAGAAAACCCCGGTTAAATCTGCGGTAAAGGTCCAGCCAAAGAAAACGGTGAAAAAAAGCGCAGCGAAAAGAGGGACAAAAAAATCTGCTGCAACAGCCGTACGGTACAAATGCAGGCTCTGCGGGTACATCTATTCACCTCTCCGTGGCGAACCGCACAATGGCATTCCTGCGGGAACTCCTTTTGAGGATCTTCCCGACACGTACCTCTGTCCGGTCTGCGGGTACCAGGGAAAAGGAAAGATCGGTAAATGGGGATTTGAAGAGTGGAGCCCAACACGATATCTCTGCTCAATGTGTTCCTACGTGTATGATGAGAAACGCGGGGAACCTCACCGGGGGATAAAACCGGGAACGAAATTTGAGGATCTTCCGGACGATTATGTCTGCCCGGTTTGTGCGCAGGATCCCAAGATCCGCATGCAGTTCGGTAAGGTGTTCAAACAGGGATTTGAACCACTTCAGGCCTGA
- a CDS encoding antibiotic resistance protein MarC: MQDLIPGIIYSFAALFIILDPLLSVPIFAAMTKGQTPAEIHKQAFIAVAVAGGLMYLFLVFNKLIFDILGLNLPSFQIAGGILLFLLGIQYALGIEIGHCKDRAKTAVGVVIGTPLLCGPGTITTVMLLSRDYGLLIPFIAITLSLLATWLVLYYSEFIQRILGDVVTDIMGKVLGMLVAAIAVKIIASGVIALAAVA; encoded by the coding sequence ATGCAGGACCTGATTCCGGGAATTATCTATTCCTTTGCCGCTCTGTTCATCATCCTCGATCCCCTTCTGTCGGTACCGATCTTTGCTGCTATGACCAAAGGGCAGACACCAGCAGAGATTCACAAACAGGCTTTCATCGCGGTCGCCGTTGCCGGCGGGCTGATGTACCTGTTCCTGGTATTCAATAAACTGATCTTTGACATCCTTGGCCTCAATTTGCCCAGTTTCCAGATCGCCGGGGGTATTCTCCTGTTCCTCCTCGGTATCCAGTATGCGCTGGGAATTGAGATCGGGCACTGCAAAGATCGGGCAAAAACCGCAGTGGGTGTGGTTATCGGAACACCACTCCTGTGCGGCCCGGGTACCATTACTACCGTGATGCTGCTTTCAAGGGATTACGGCCTCCTTATCCCCTTTATTGCAATCACCCTTTCACTGCTTGCTACGTGGCTTGTCCTTTATTACTCTGAATTTATCCAGAGAATTCTCGGCGATGTGGTAACAGACATTATGGGAAAAGTGCTCGGTATGCTTGTCGCTGCTATCGCGGTTAAGATCATTGCGTCTGGTGTGATCGCACTGGCCGCTGTTGCCTGA
- a CDS encoding N-acetyltransferase: MSVEHEIVVQLVCSWDNNEIADLYRAGGWWKDEYDPSALGALIRGSFSFAVAVDKKTGKAIGMGRVISDGVSDGYIQDLVVLPAYRKSGIGKEMVSALVDRCVKAGVTWIALIAEPGSEHFYLPLGFKPMGGHVPLIFRGEG, encoded by the coding sequence ATATCTGTGGAACATGAGATCGTGGTCCAGCTGGTCTGTTCGTGGGACAACAACGAGATCGCTGACCTGTACCGCGCCGGAGGATGGTGGAAGGATGAATATGATCCATCGGCTCTCGGTGCACTGATCCGGGGTAGTTTTTCATTTGCCGTTGCCGTTGACAAAAAAACCGGGAAGGCCATAGGTATGGGACGAGTGATCTCCGATGGAGTCTCGGATGGATATATCCAGGACCTGGTGGTTCTTCCGGCATACCGAAAGAGCGGCATTGGCAAAGAGATGGTATCTGCCCTTGTCGACCGGTGCGTAAAAGCCGGGGTAACGTGGATTGCCCTGATTGCAGAGCCGGGCTCCGAACATTTTTACCTGCCGCTCGGTTTTAAACCCATGGGGGGGCACGTCCCCCTGATCTTCCGGGGTGAAGGATGA
- a CDS encoding cytidylate kinase (catalyzes the formation of (d)CDP from ATP and (d)CMP), translated as MRITVSGLPGSGTTSLSRYLSERHGFTLISAGEVFRQLAKEHNMELAEFGRLAEEDSSFDKMIDARQKVIAEQQDNIIVEGRLSGWMIENADLKVWLHAPIGCRVKRIVFRDQVADEKTAGDLTLEREQCEALRYRSYYSININDLSIYHLTLNSQHWGVEALGAIVDTAITQIKRE; from the coding sequence ATGCGGATTACCGTGAGCGGGTTGCCCGGCAGCGGGACGACCTCCCTCTCACGGTACCTTTCAGAACGCCACGGTTTCACATTAATTTCAGCAGGCGAAGTATTCCGGCAGCTCGCAAAGGAACATAACATGGAGCTTGCCGAGTTCGGGCGTCTTGCGGAAGAAGATTCGTCTTTTGACAAGATGATTGATGCCCGGCAGAAAGTGATCGCAGAACAGCAGGACAATATTATTGTTGAAGGCCGGCTCTCCGGCTGGATGATTGAAAATGCAGACCTCAAGGTATGGCTGCATGCACCTATCGGCTGCCGGGTAAAAAGGATAGTCTTCCGTGACCAGGTAGCTGATGAAAAGACTGCCGGGGATCTCACGCTTGAGCGCGAACAGTGTGAAGCCCTGCGATACCGGTCATATTATTCCATTAACATCAACGATCTCTCCATCTATCACCTGACCCTGAACTCCCAGCACTGGGGTGTTGAAGCGCTGGGTGCCATTGTTGATACCGCGATCACCCAGATCAAGCGCGAATAA
- a CDS encoding adenylate kinase (catalyzes the formation of 2 ADP from AMP and ATP), giving the protein MQGRKVIITGVPGVGKTTVINEALKKLKDEGVEYQSINFGSFMFEVAKNDNVVQDRDQMRTLDRAVQKRLQQRAAQAIAQVTGNVLIDTHASVKTPKGYLAGLPEWVLREIMPDIIVLVETDDDQILMRRLADETRTRDKEGSRSIAEHQQFNRSIAAAYAMMTGCTVKIVINADFLLEKSTSELADVLR; this is encoded by the coding sequence ATGCAGGGAAGAAAAGTCATCATAACCGGTGTACCGGGCGTCGGCAAGACGACGGTAATCAACGAGGCATTAAAGAAGCTCAAGGACGAGGGTGTCGAATACCAATCCATTAATTTCGGCTCCTTCATGTTCGAAGTAGCAAAGAACGATAATGTTGTCCAGGATCGGGACCAGATGCGAACGCTCGATCGCGCCGTCCAGAAACGGTTGCAGCAGCGTGCTGCCCAGGCGATTGCGCAGGTAACGGGCAATGTGCTCATCGATACGCACGCATCGGTCAAGACCCCGAAAGGCTATCTTGCCGGACTACCCGAATGGGTGCTCCGCGAGATTATGCCGGACATCATAGTTCTCGTTGAAACGGATGATGACCAGATTCTCATGCGCCGGCTGGCGGATGAAACCCGTACACGGGATAAGGAAGGGTCCCGGTCCATTGCAGAACACCAGCAGTTCAACCGATCGATTGCTGCTGCCTATGCGATGATGACGGGTTGCACCGTAAAAATTGTAATAAACGCGGACTTTTTACTGGAAAAGTCCACATCCGAACTTGCAGACGTTCTCAGGTGA
- a CDS encoding preprotein translocase subunit SecY, with protein MGNLLDRMEPLLAAMPAVRSSEGHVHFKNKLIWTFGILVLYFALTNIPLFGIAPQSQDLFAAWRALLAGASGSIVHLGIGPIVTASIVLQLLKGADILHIDTSETRGQVMYMGLQKILIIVMIIIEAAPNLVGGFLQPDPTIATQFFGGNLFAVSLLIFIQICIGGILVFLMDEVVTKWGIGSGVGLFIIAGISQAIVNGFINWVPVSDPYPVGFFPRLVAIGIDGGNYLTYFGKDILAFVTTITIFLIIVYVESTRIEIPLAHAQVRGARARFPVKLIYASVLPMILVRVLQANIQMLGMFLSNIGITIFGKFDGSTPLNGIMYYLAPINGPSDWMWWITDLGHAPWEVLLRLGVDTTIMVVGGAIFALFWIKTAGLDSKDVARQIQLSGMSIPGYRRNPQVLEKYLDRYIPRVTVIGGVFIGVLSVIANLFGVIGAVSGTGLLLTVSITYRLYEEIASQQIMEMYPFMRTFFGKE; from the coding sequence ATGGGAAACCTGCTGGATCGAATGGAACCCCTGCTCGCTGCGATGCCCGCAGTCAGAAGCTCGGAGGGACACGTTCATTTCAAGAATAAACTGATTTGGACGTTCGGAATACTTGTTCTGTATTTTGCCCTGACGAATATCCCGCTTTTTGGAATTGCACCCCAGTCTCAGGATCTTTTCGCAGCATGGCGTGCACTCCTTGCCGGGGCAAGCGGCTCGATTGTCCACCTCGGTATCGGACCTATCGTCACCGCATCCATCGTGCTCCAGCTGCTCAAAGGCGCTGACATCCTCCACATTGATACGAGTGAAACGCGCGGTCAGGTCATGTACATGGGTCTTCAGAAGATCCTGATCATCGTCATGATCATCATCGAAGCTGCCCCCAACCTTGTGGGCGGTTTCCTGCAACCTGATCCAACGATTGCCACACAGTTCTTTGGTGGCAACCTGTTTGCGGTTTCGCTCCTGATCTTTATCCAGATCTGTATCGGTGGTATTCTGGTCTTTTTGATGGATGAAGTCGTGACAAAATGGGGTATCGGCTCTGGTGTCGGTCTCTTCATTATTGCCGGTATATCGCAGGCAATCGTCAACGGGTTCATCAACTGGGTGCCGGTCAGTGACCCATATCCTGTCGGGTTCTTCCCCCGTCTTGTTGCCATCGGTATAGATGGTGGCAATTATCTCACGTACTTTGGGAAGGATATTCTCGCATTTGTTACTACTATCACTATCTTCCTCATCATCGTATACGTTGAATCCACGCGTATCGAGATACCGCTTGCCCACGCGCAGGTTCGAGGGGCACGGGCACGATTCCCGGTGAAACTCATTTATGCGAGCGTTCTCCCGATGATCCTTGTCCGTGTACTGCAGGCAAATATCCAGATGCTGGGAATGTTCCTCTCCAATATAGGTATCACGATATTCGGAAAATTCGATGGTTCAACACCCCTTAACGGGATTATGTACTATCTTGCGCCGATCAACGGTCCAAGTGACTGGATGTGGTGGATAACCGATCTCGGGCATGCCCCGTGGGAGGTTCTATTACGTCTGGGAGTAGATACAACTATTATGGTGGTCGGCGGTGCGATCTTCGCACTGTTCTGGATCAAGACCGCGGGGCTCGACTCAAAGGATGTCGCCCGTCAGATCCAGCTATCAGGCATGTCCATTCCCGGCTACCGCAGGAATCCGCAGGTACTGGAAAAGTATCTTGACCGGTATATCCCTCGTGTCACGGTAATAGGTGGTGTCTTTATAGGGGTGCTCAGTGTTATAGCAAACCTCTTTGGTGTCATCGGTGCCGTGAGCGGAACCGGTCTGCTCTTGACGGTAAGTATCACCTACCGGCTCTATGAAGAGATTGCAAGCCAGCAGATCATGGAGATGTACCCGTTCATGCGGACATTCTTTGGAAAAGAGTGA
- a CDS encoding 50S ribosomal protein L15: protein MPTNKRSKYRGSRTCGGGTHKNRRGAGNRGGRGRAGINAHHFVKWYKEMGGRVFGKDGFFHNPAVLVTTMDIGIIDQIMPSLIAQGIAKPEGDAVTINAADMGIEKVLGSGQVTKKINISAEAFSESAKAKIEKMGGKAQVV, encoded by the coding sequence ATGCCAACAAATAAACGATCAAAATACCGCGGATCGCGGACATGCGGCGGCGGCACCCATAAAAACCGCCGTGGTGCAGGTAACCGTGGAGGCCGGGGACGCGCCGGCATCAATGCCCACCACTTTGTCAAGTGGTATAAGGAAATGGGAGGACGCGTCTTTGGTAAAGATGGTTTCTTCCACAACCCCGCAGTTCTTGTAACAACGATGGATATCGGGATAATCGACCAGATCATGCCGTCGCTTATTGCCCAGGGTATTGCCAAACCGGAAGGAGATGCAGTTACGATCAATGCAGCTGATATGGGCATTGAAAAGGTGCTCGGCAGCGGCCAGGTCACCAAGAAGATCAACATCTCTGCAGAGGCATTCTCTGAATCAGCAAAAGCAAAGATTGAGAAGATGGGTGGAAAGGCGCAGGTCGTCTGA
- a CDS encoding 50S ribosomal protein L30 has product MYAVVQVRGVVKTRRDIKDTLKMLRLHHINHCVLVPDTPENLGMIRKVKDYVAYGEVDAPTVETLLQTRGKVLGDAPLTEEYLKTNSTYASINEFAQALASGETKLRDVPGLKPVLRLHPPRKGHKTTKRTFVQGGALGYYGQEINTLLYKMR; this is encoded by the coding sequence ATGTATGCGGTCGTTCAGGTTCGCGGGGTTGTAAAAACCCGTCGCGACATCAAGGACACCTTGAAGATGCTGCGTCTCCATCACATCAATCACTGCGTGCTGGTCCCGGACACTCCGGAGAATCTCGGCATGATACGCAAGGTGAAGGATTACGTTGCATACGGCGAAGTGGATGCACCCACCGTTGAAACCCTGCTGCAAACCCGCGGCAAAGTTCTCGGTGATGCACCACTGACTGAGGAGTACTTAAAAACCAACTCCACGTATGCGAGCATCAATGAGTTTGCACAGGCACTTGCCAGCGGCGAAACGAAGTTAAGAGATGTTCCGGGACTCAAACCGGTTCTCCGTCTTCACCCGCCACGCAAGGGACACAAGACCACCAAGCGAACATTCGTACAAGGCGGAGCGCTTGGCTATTATGGTCAGGAGATCAATACTCTCCTCTACAAAATGAGGTGA
- a CDS encoding 30S ribosomal protein S5, whose product MAYEKQEWHPVTGLGKLVASGEIKSIDQVLESGRPIKEPEIVDAFLPDLEDEVLDIAMTQRMTDSGRRVQFRAVVIVGNRNGYIGFGQGKDVQVGNAIKKAIVKAKMNLVKVRRGCGSWECGCDATHSLPMQVEGTAGSVKVTLKPAPQGIGLVTGDISKKVLQLAGIKDTWTFARGQTRTTINFAKATFNALKATNMIRTGGNQ is encoded by the coding sequence ATGGCATACGAAAAACAAGAGTGGCACCCGGTCACCGGTCTCGGTAAGCTCGTCGCCTCGGGAGAGATCAAGAGTATTGATCAGGTGCTCGAAAGCGGCAGGCCTATCAAGGAACCCGAGATTGTCGATGCATTCCTCCCGGATCTGGAGGACGAGGTTCTTGATATCGCCATGACGCAGCGTATGACCGATTCGGGCCGCCGTGTCCAGTTCCGTGCAGTTGTCATCGTCGGCAACCGCAACGGTTACATTGGATTTGGCCAGGGCAAGGATGTCCAGGTCGGCAATGCGATCAAGAAGGCAATTGTCAAGGCAAAGATGAACCTGGTAAAAGTACGCCGTGGATGTGGCAGCTGGGAATGCGGTTGCGATGCAACCCACTCGCTTCCCATGCAGGTGGAAGGAACTGCCGGCAGTGTCAAAGTTACCTTAAAGCCCGCCCCACAGGGTATCGGGCTTGTCACCGGTGATATCAGCAAGAAAGTGCTGCAGCTCGCCGGTATCAAGGATACCTGGACATTTGCCCGCGGACAGACCCGAACTACGATCAACTTTGCAAAAGCGACGTTCAACGCGCTCAAGGCAACCAATATGATCAGGACCGGGGGGAACCAGTAA